In Streptomyces sp. NBC_00306, a single genomic region encodes these proteins:
- a CDS encoding serine hydrolase — MLRTHLPRRAVRCLVTVLATGTVVAGLGTTGASAAGTGSRASAKVGGSQVTCTSHRAGLASRLSQDIAGALRGRQGASALAIYDRTTDTSCTFRAGARFDSASVVKVTVLGALLRKVMEEDRHLTPREVSLTKAMITKSDNDSTSALWRQLGPKSVQRFLDLAGMRETVPGPKGFWGRTQITAGDQLKLLRLLTSGNTVLDQDARAYALGLMNRVVPAQRWGVPAGASGTATVHLKNGWLERETKGWRVHSVGVFTGRGHDYGIVVLSDGNRTMKDGIAGIQGAARAINRDLP, encoded by the coding sequence ATGCTCCGAACGCACCTACCGCGCCGCGCAGTACGGTGCCTCGTCACGGTTCTGGCCACCGGAACCGTGGTGGCCGGGCTCGGGACCACGGGCGCGTCAGCGGCCGGCACCGGTTCGCGTGCGAGCGCGAAGGTCGGCGGTTCACAGGTCACCTGCACATCGCACCGGGCCGGACTGGCGAGCCGTCTGTCCCAGGACATCGCCGGCGCGCTCCGCGGCCGCCAGGGCGCCTCCGCTCTCGCGATCTACGACCGCACCACGGACACCTCGTGCACCTTCCGGGCCGGCGCCCGGTTCGACTCGGCGAGCGTGGTCAAGGTCACCGTCCTCGGGGCTCTTCTGCGCAAGGTCATGGAGGAGGACCGTCACCTCACGCCCCGCGAGGTGTCGCTGACCAAGGCCATGATCACCAAGTCGGACAACGACTCGACATCAGCGCTGTGGCGCCAGCTCGGGCCGAAGAGCGTGCAGCGCTTCCTGGATCTGGCCGGGATGCGGGAGACCGTTCCGGGGCCGAAGGGGTTCTGGGGCCGTACGCAGATCACCGCCGGTGACCAGCTCAAGCTGCTCCGCCTGCTGACCTCGGGCAACACCGTCCTCGATCAGGACGCCCGGGCCTACGCGCTCGGCCTGATGAACCGCGTCGTCCCCGCCCAGCGGTGGGGCGTACCGGCCGGGGCCTCCGGCACGGCGACCGTCCATCTGAAGAACGGGTGGCTGGAGCGAGAGACCAAGGGGTGGCGGGTGCACAGCGTCGGTGTGTTCACCGGCCGCGGTCACGATTACGGGATCGTGGTGCTTTCCGACGGCAACCGCACGATGAAGGACGGGATCGCGGGCATCCAGGGCGCCGCGCGCGCGATCAACCGCGATCTTCCCTGA
- a CDS encoding EF-hand domain-containing protein, giving the protein MATADPLTRRLRRLFAALDTDEDRYVTWENYQRIVHRYVTGYGLAESDTKIKALERAYWAQWLGLLAQATPGRDRLSQDEFVAAHRAAGYGAHASQVLEDIAQAIFTVLDVDGDKRINRDEFARYLAFCDISDGDAAAIFQRLDLDRDAFISQREVARSLRAFHLYNDDLNTPGGIFLGVS; this is encoded by the coding sequence ATGGCGACAGCCGATCCCCTCACCCGTCGGCTCCGGCGGCTCTTCGCCGCGCTGGACACCGACGAAGACCGATACGTCACCTGGGAGAACTACCAGCGGATCGTGCACCGGTACGTCACCGGCTACGGGTTGGCCGAGAGTGACACCAAGATCAAGGCGCTGGAGCGGGCCTACTGGGCTCAATGGCTGGGGCTCCTCGCGCAGGCGACACCAGGACGGGACCGGCTGTCCCAGGACGAGTTCGTCGCGGCGCACCGCGCTGCCGGCTATGGCGCGCACGCGTCCCAGGTGCTGGAGGACATCGCCCAGGCCATCTTCACCGTCCTGGACGTCGACGGTGACAAGCGGATCAACCGTGACGAGTTCGCCAGGTACTTGGCCTTCTGCGATATCTCCGACGGTGATGCGGCGGCGATCTTCCAGCGACTCGACCTGGACCGCGATGCCTTCATCTCCCAGCGGGAGGTAGCCAGGTCACTGCGCGCGTTCCACCTGTACAACGACGATCTCAACACGCCGGGCGGCATCTTCCTCGGAGTCTCCTGA
- a CDS encoding transglycosylase family protein, with amino-acid sequence MRRHQMNHRYGLPVRSLAVALTCAPVLLFGAGAAQASAPRAAVKAGVDWDAIAECESSGNWKANTGNGHYGGLQFTRSSWAAAGGLKYAPRADLATKREQIATARRLAAMQGMGAWSCARH; translated from the coding sequence ATGCGCCGTCACCAGATGAACCACCGGTACGGACTGCCTGTCAGGTCGCTGGCGGTAGCTCTGACGTGTGCCCCGGTCCTGCTCTTCGGTGCTGGAGCCGCCCAGGCTTCCGCGCCCCGGGCCGCAGTCAAGGCCGGTGTCGACTGGGACGCCATCGCGGAGTGCGAGTCCTCCGGAAACTGGAAGGCCAACACGGGGAACGGCCACTACGGAGGTCTGCAGTTCACCCGGTCGAGCTGGGCGGCGGCCGGCGGCCTCAAGTACGCGCCGCGCGCCGATCTGGCCACGAAGAGGGAGCAGATCGCCACGGCCAGGCGGCTCGCCGCCATGCAGGGCATGGGCGCCTGGTCCTGCGCCCGGCACTGA